The sequence AACTAATAGAAGCAATGCCGTTAAAACAATTATTACCCGTCGATGAATATCTTCCTATATTATCTGATGTTCATCCTAGGTAAAAGGAGGGaaacttaaaatattttctcatgCTCCTTTCTTAAATAAGTCTTTTGTAATACTTTAATcatattttactattattattctttctaTATATAGGGATGATTGGAAAGTACATTATACaaaacgaaatttaatattactttCCGCAAAtcctttattaatttatccgACGCATTACACTGGTGAACAAGGATACATTAGCGATACAGAAAATTCTACGACTATATTTAACGaccaaaatataaataaatcgaAACGCGAAGATCTATGAATACCATAAACACTGCCATAAACAAATagatataagaaatatttaagtaGCCTCTTCTGCTTTAGCAAAAGCATTTTTACTACATTGCATTTATACTACATTTGCATTTATACTGCAAGAATATTCTTTGTGCAGAAAGTGATACATATAATGTGTGAgattcaaataatattttgtatttcttttttatgtaatttgtttgtatttatatattgatactacatatatgttataatacatagtgtatatgtatatttcagTGTATGTATTCACAcacacattttctttttttacatcCAATTCCTCTTTTTCCAGcaataaatattcttctttatctGCAATATTAAATAAGAATGGGCGATTCTTTCAATTGTATTACATTGCAATTTATcattaattgaataaaattatcattatGTAACAATTAGCCATTCAATATAACCactaatattgaaaatatatgtcTATTTGATAAACATATGTACAcacattataccatacatgTAAATATGCAAATCGCATGAACTCTATCCATTTGGAATATCTTTGTTGTTTCAAACAATAAGcagaaatatttctaataaaaatcatAGAATTTCGAGGAATACATAATATGATAATCGCGGTTTCTTGACAAATGGATGCATAGAGGAGACACGAAggttatttttgtttttttgcatggaatcatatatattttaatatgctAGTCAATCCATCTCAAAATGCAATCCATCAAAAAGTATTAATCTATCTCGAAAAACTATTGGTTTagtgatattttaatttgtcaTATTTAACACATGAGAGACAAGGAAACGCATGAAAACTAATAGTTTTTCAACATATGTAAATAGGTTAGTAATTTTTTGTAGAAAACGCCGAGATTAGTCAGTTAACGTAATAAAAAACATATgattccatttaaaaaaacaaaaatgacTTTTAACCTGTATGCATTATCACTTATCAAGAAACCGCTAACTACCATAATATTATGTATTCCTTTAAATCCTATGTAGACAGAATTCGTGGGTACATTGTATATACACGCATCAATATATCGTTTAAAATTTCTCTTGGGGTCAAGAGATGAAGTGTGCAGGGGTTAattgttctttattttatcCAACGGAAAAATCTTTTCGGAATTTCgttatcttcttttttctcattttcaaattttctctttttttagtTTCATTCTCTCTTACTCGTACCAACACCACATGATCACCCACCACGAGTCAGTTAACTATGTGCCTAAACCGCAGGCTTGCtattacatattacaatacgtaataaattctttaaaaagaCCGGTACGCCCGCCGAGAATCGAATCCGGAACCTTTTGGTAGTAACCAGCTAGACTGTGTACTTCGATACCAGTTCGCGTCGGatcaatatataatacattatttCGTTAAGTATACAAGattttttgttaattataatattcgattgtttttaaaaaacaaatttaaaacaagatatatttaataaacttTACGATAAAATCGGTTATTTATAGATATTGTGATGATCTTCCCTATAAATTCCCATTTTTGACAATCTATCAAAGAAAATTTCGCTCAATGAACACGCCGCTTAAAGTGCACTTCTGCTTTATCTGTAAAGCGAGGTGTGGTTAATTGGAACGGATGAGTGTTCAGTTTGTATTGTAGAgaagatatttttctttcgaataaaagcaaaaacagaaacgaaaaGGGCACAATGCTTGGTCGTCTACCTGCATGTGTAATCGATGTGGGTACAGGgtatgtaatttaaaaaattaatctcaACTAAAATAAATGAGCTGAAGCGTGACTTGATGACACATGTCATTCCacgtattaaataaattatactaaaaaaatgtaacataATTAACTATTCCTTTTTCTGTCTTATCAATTGATAGTTAGTTGTTAGAAACACAGCTACTAATATTCGTTATTTACATTCAGTAATAACAAGCTATAAATTTACATTAGTAAAGCACTATTTCTAACAAAATTTGAATtcaatatgtacatatatagtaGTTAATGAAACAAACATGTACTAATAGTAgagtaattatatattttgtttatttattctatcaaaaagaaaaaaatattttctcattattaTTTGTAACTTTACAGATATACAAAGCTAGGGTTTGCAGGCAATAAGGAACCTCAGCTTATAATTCCTTCTGCAATTGCTATTAAAGAAACTGCAAAGGTTGGAGATAATAATGCCAGAAGGGTTACTAAAGGAGTCGAAGATTTGGATGCTTATATTGGAGATGAAGCTTTTGAAGCTACTGGTTATTCTGTGAAAGTATGTAGATACATCAGTATGcggttatatttttattaaaatacatatttttcaaattacctTATAATTTACGCTCAATTTTGCTTAGTATCCAGTTAGACATGGATTAGTGGAAGACTGGgatttaatggaaaaattccTACAGCAAtgtattttcaaatatcttaGGGCAGAACCTGAAGATCATTACTTTTTACTCACAGAACCACCATTAAATACTCCAGAAAATCGGGAATATACAGCAGAGATAATGTTTGAATCATTTAATGTGCCAGGTCTTTATATTGCTGTTCAAGCAGTATTAGCATTAGCTGCCTCTTGGACAGCTAAAACAATAGAGGATAGGACATTAACAGGTGTTGTTGTCGATAGTGGAGATGGCGTAACTCACGTAATACCAGTGGTATGtgtaaaagaagaagaatataaaattataaaatgaacATACAACATAAATTGTAACCTGTTGcaattaacaaatttattttgtcaTTTAGGCAGAAGGTTTTGTTATAGGAAGTTGTATAAAGCATATTCCTATTGCCGGTCgtgatattacatatttcattCAAAGTTTGTTACGAGAACGTGAAATCGGAATTCCACCTGAACAATCATTAGAAACAGCTAAagcaataaaagaaaaatattgctATATATGCCCCGATATTTCAAAAGAATTTGCTAAATACGATAGTGACCctactaaaataaaaaaatatgaaggTGTCAATAGTATTACAAAGCAACCATTTGTAGTAGATGTTGGATATGAAAGGTTTCTTGGACCAGAGATATTCTTTCATCCTGAGGTATGTCCATTTAAATTTAAGCATATAAATTCAGTTATAAAACATGAAAGGTTTGTTACatgtacattttattttattatcacatTTTTAGTTCTCTAATCCAGATTTCACGACACCACTAAGCGAAATCGTAGATGATGTAATTCAAAATTGTCCAATAGACGTTAGAAGACCATTATATAGTAATATTGTATTATCGGGTGGTTCTACGATGTTCAAGGACTTTGGCAGACGATTACAACGTGATATAAAACGAATTGTCGATGCACGTCTCAAACTTAGCGAAACATTAAGTGGAAGTCTAATTACggtaatatgtatttttatatatttcaatatgaaaaaagaagaagagtaaccttaatatttatgtttaattttattttagccAAAACCTATAGATGTTCATGTTATATCGCATCACAAACAACGTTGGGCAGTATGGTACGGAGGTGCGTTATTAGCTAGCGATCCAGAATTTTATACAGTTTGTCATACCAAAAAAGCTTATCAAGAATATGGACCTGGAATTTGTCGTTATAATCCCGTATTCCATAGTAtggtataaaataaataagaatgcAAGTGGAATTAAAAGGAATTACATTATTATGGACCAATGGTCCCTCTGAACGCTAAATGATGTATCAACAATTTAatgaatttctaattttttatcttaaatgATGATGTACTTGATTAGATGGAATGGGTGTTTTTATTACATAATTGCTAACTGAAATAATTACAGAGGAACGCCCAGTATTGCACTAGTAAACGCACACAAAAGTTTTTATGCTcattaattattacaataatatatgacgatatttatatgtaataaagATACAGGGAAAATCTCTCAAAAAGATGAAGGTAACACTGCATTAGAAACAATGACTAGGAATagttaataaaaatgataatacaaaataattgtATAGATCTGTACATAACATAAGACaacttgaaaataataattcttttttaatgaattaCATTCACAGAGTATGTGCTTTACATTATCCTATATATAATGAGCTTATGTATcaacaaaatataaatgataattGACAAATAACACTTTGATACAAGTATTTCaacaatataatttatttattaatatatgtgtatatatacgtatgtatatgtgtatgtgtatgtatatatatatatatatttattctttttttattatttaaaacttCGCAAAAATTGGGTATGTAATAATTGCATCAAAAGTACCAAAAAATTACAATACAGCATACAGGATTGTACAATGTATACAACCTCATACtacatatgaatatataaatataatcagAGTATATCAAGCTTCAagtacatataataaaatattatacaactATGATAGtgataatgatgatgatgaaagtagttataataatagaaaaggACTATAATTTTTGTAGTGTTcattactaaatattatatatattacctGCCATGAAATGTatgttattttcataaaaatagctgttgtttgaaaaatatttatacacatattaacttcatttttatgttatttaattgAAAGCAAACTTCCTGTACTCTGACATGTTATTCCACGATATAATCAGTAATCAATAGTTGAAATCAATTTTATGTTTCTTCATCATTATCATAGCTAAAAATTTtacataacattatatattgtaataattatccgcttatattaatttaaacattattacTGTTGTTGTTgatgttgttgttgttgttattactTCTATTACTATCACCATTACTAAAACTGATACTATTAGATACTTAcgataaatttgtattttcaagAACTTCCGCAACATCTCTACTAATATCTCTGgataaatatgaaagaaagagagataaAAAACCGGCATTATTTCTGTTTGATCTTGTACTTGTGGCAGGTCGTTTGTAAATATCAATACTATCCACAGGTGGTAGAGGATCATGCGAAAGAATGGAACCATCAATTTGTACCTAGTATTTCATACAAGAATGTAGTACAGatgaaaaaatttgaaaattataacataAAAGTGCTTATACCTCATGAAAGTTCACATTGATATTTCTTATATCagacaatataatatatcgtaaaatattctttgGTAATCTCCCTTGGTAacgttttcttcgttttacCTCACAATACTTTACGTAATCATCTTGTGAATTAACACGATTTAGTACAGTGTGTACATTTTCACGTAGCCACGGTAAAAGATCTACATCTTTCCATAGGCGAAAGTTACGATCgacatataaattttgtagCTTCTCTAGAGGTGGTGAAGTTGAAATTACTGCTTTAGTGTTAAAGAAATCATAGGATCGTATCTGCAAAACAATTTCGTATAATAGGttctaatttttctttaatttcatataaaaatttattgaaacatTTGCTCATCACTATAATAACATGAAAATACCATTTCATCAGGTTGTATCCCACATTTTTCTAGTAACTGCATCAAAACACCCGGGAACATTATTAAAGCATTTTGTAATAGTTCGTTAGCAATACTTGTGTTGCCTAAATGAAAATGGGCTAAAGCTAAACTGTATGCTATATTTGGCAAC is a genomic window of Bombus huntii isolate Logan2020A chromosome 1, iyBomHunt1.1, whole genome shotgun sequence containing:
- the LOC126866183 gene encoding actin-related protein 3, whose amino-acid sequence is MLGRLPACVIDVGTGYTKLGFAGNKEPQLIIPSAIAIKETAKVGDNNARRVTKGVEDLDAYIGDEAFEATGYSVKYPVRHGLVEDWDLMEKFLQQCIFKYLRAEPEDHYFLLTEPPLNTPENREYTAEIMFESFNVPGLYIAVQAVLALAASWTAKTIEDRTLTGVVVDSGDGVTHVIPVAEGFVIGSCIKHIPIAGRDITYFIQSLLREREIGIPPEQSLETAKAIKEKYCYICPDISKEFAKYDSDPTKIKKYEGVNSITKQPFVVDVGYERFLGPEIFFHPEFSNPDFTTPLSEIVDDVIQNCPIDVRRPLYSNIVLSGGSTMFKDFGRRLQRDIKRIVDARLKLSETLSGSLITPKPIDVHVISHHKQRWAVWYGGALLASDPEFYTVCHTKKAYQEYGPGICRYNPVFHSMV